In Alosa alosa isolate M-15738 ecotype Scorff River chromosome 19, AALO_Geno_1.1, whole genome shotgun sequence, a genomic segment contains:
- the klhdc2 gene encoding kelch domain-containing protein 2 isoform X2 — MAEMEDDLPDGMPRIGPDDDEDSERDEDERDWVVWDEEEEEEVVVDSDTHLSKVDTPPERSGHIAVVDGNFMYVWGGYKNAEAMGLFELYLPRSEMWIYSMETERWKMQETEGELPASMSGSCGVCVDGILYLFGGHHTNGNTNLVYRLPLRSPVLRWEKVANLKGLAPTCKDKLGCWVYKNSLVYFGGYGYFAQEGHRGTFEFDETSIIMGNHIARGWNNHIHILDLETLTWSQPVTKGNSPSPRAAHACATVGNRGYVFGGRYMNYRLNDLYYINLDTWEWSEMSVPQNGPVGRSWHSFTPVSQDHIFLFGGFTTNRQTLSDAWLYCISKNEWKSFKHKHSENPRLWHTTCYGPEGEVFVFGGCANNLLSRERAAHSNELLVFNVQPKTLSRLCMEAAVQHRDQLETIWDYLPKHLLNSLKQRMSSVNTMGS; from the exons ATGGCCGAGATGGAGGACGATTTGCCTGATGGTATGCCCAGAATAGGGCCTGATGATGACGAGGATTCTGAGAGGGATGAAGATGAGAGAGACTGGGTGGTGTGggatgaggaagaagaggaggaggtggtggtagaCTCTGATACACACTTGTCAAAGGTGGACACTCCTCCAGAGCGCAGTGGTCACATCGCTGTCGTTGATGGAAACTTCATGTATGTGTGGGGAGGATACAAG AATGCAGAGGCTATGGGGCTGTTTGAACTGTATCTGCCCAGGAGTGAAATGTGGATTTACAGCATGGAAACTGAAAGATG GAAAATGCAGGAAACCGAGGGTGAGTTGCCAGCCTCCATGTCTGGCAGCTGTGGTGTATGTGTTGATGGCATTCTCTATCTGTTTGGAGGACACCATACCAATGGAAACACCAACCTA GTGTATCGTCTTCCTCTGAGGTCTCCTGTGCTGCGCTGGGAGAAGGTGGCTAATCTCAAAGGCCTGGCCCCCACCTGCAAAGACAAATTGGGCTGCTGGGTGTACAAGAACAG CTTGGTGTATTTTGGTGGCTATGGCTACTTCGCACAAGAGGGTCATAGAGGGACCTTTGAATTTGATGAGACTTCTATCATTATG GGCAATCATATAGCACGTGGCTGGAACAACCATATCCACATTCTGGATTTGGAAACATTGACATGGAGCCAGCCAGTCACAAAG GGTAATTCGCCATCTCCGAGGGCAGCTCATGCCTGTGCAACTGTTGGCAATAGAGGATACGTGTTTGGGGGTCGATATATG AATTACCGCTTGAATGACCTGTATTACATCAATTTGGACACTTGGGAATGGAGCGAGAT GTCTGTGCCCCAGAATGGTCCGGTAGGCCGTTCCTGGCATTCCTTCACACCGGTGTCCCAAGACCACATATTCCTGTTTGGTGGGTTCACCACTAACAGACAGACACTGA GTGATGCCTGGTTGTACTGCATCAGCAAGAATGAATGGAAGTCCTTCAAGCACAAGCATTCAGAGAACCCAAG GCTCTGGCATACGACGTGTTATGGCCCAGAGGgagaagtgtttgtgtttggaggcTGTGCCAATAATCTCCTGTCCCGTGAGCGAGCC GCCCACAGCAATGAACTACTGGTGTTCAATGTCCAGCCCAAGACATTGTCGAG GTTGTGCATGGAGGCAGCTGTACAGCACAGAGATCAGCTGGAGACCATCTGGGACTACCTGCCCAAGCATCTACTGAACAGCCTCAAACAGAGGATGAGCAGCGTCAACACCATGGGCTCCTAA
- the klhdc2 gene encoding kelch domain-containing protein 2 isoform X1, with the protein MAEMEDDLPDGMPRIGPDDDEDSERDEDERDWVVWDEEEEEEVVVDSDTHLSKVDTPPERSGHIAVVDGNFMYVWGGYKVCFQNAEAMGLFELYLPRSEMWIYSMETERWKMQETEGELPASMSGSCGVCVDGILYLFGGHHTNGNTNLVYRLPLRSPVLRWEKVANLKGLAPTCKDKLGCWVYKNSLVYFGGYGYFAQEGHRGTFEFDETSIIMGNHIARGWNNHIHILDLETLTWSQPVTKGNSPSPRAAHACATVGNRGYVFGGRYMNYRLNDLYYINLDTWEWSEMSVPQNGPVGRSWHSFTPVSQDHIFLFGGFTTNRQTLSDAWLYCISKNEWKSFKHKHSENPRLWHTTCYGPEGEVFVFGGCANNLLSRERAAHSNELLVFNVQPKTLSRLCMEAAVQHRDQLETIWDYLPKHLLNSLKQRMSSVNTMGS; encoded by the exons ATGGCCGAGATGGAGGACGATTTGCCTGATGGTATGCCCAGAATAGGGCCTGATGATGACGAGGATTCTGAGAGGGATGAAGATGAGAGAGACTGGGTGGTGTGggatgaggaagaagaggaggaggtggtggtagaCTCTGATACACACTTGTCAAAGGTGGACACTCCTCCAGAGCGCAGTGGTCACATCGCTGTCGTTGATGGAAACTTCATGTATGTGTGGGGAGGATACAAGGTATGCTTCCAA AATGCAGAGGCTATGGGGCTGTTTGAACTGTATCTGCCCAGGAGTGAAATGTGGATTTACAGCATGGAAACTGAAAGATG GAAAATGCAGGAAACCGAGGGTGAGTTGCCAGCCTCCATGTCTGGCAGCTGTGGTGTATGTGTTGATGGCATTCTCTATCTGTTTGGAGGACACCATACCAATGGAAACACCAACCTA GTGTATCGTCTTCCTCTGAGGTCTCCTGTGCTGCGCTGGGAGAAGGTGGCTAATCTCAAAGGCCTGGCCCCCACCTGCAAAGACAAATTGGGCTGCTGGGTGTACAAGAACAG CTTGGTGTATTTTGGTGGCTATGGCTACTTCGCACAAGAGGGTCATAGAGGGACCTTTGAATTTGATGAGACTTCTATCATTATG GGCAATCATATAGCACGTGGCTGGAACAACCATATCCACATTCTGGATTTGGAAACATTGACATGGAGCCAGCCAGTCACAAAG GGTAATTCGCCATCTCCGAGGGCAGCTCATGCCTGTGCAACTGTTGGCAATAGAGGATACGTGTTTGGGGGTCGATATATG AATTACCGCTTGAATGACCTGTATTACATCAATTTGGACACTTGGGAATGGAGCGAGAT GTCTGTGCCCCAGAATGGTCCGGTAGGCCGTTCCTGGCATTCCTTCACACCGGTGTCCCAAGACCACATATTCCTGTTTGGTGGGTTCACCACTAACAGACAGACACTGA GTGATGCCTGGTTGTACTGCATCAGCAAGAATGAATGGAAGTCCTTCAAGCACAAGCATTCAGAGAACCCAAG GCTCTGGCATACGACGTGTTATGGCCCAGAGGgagaagtgtttgtgtttggaggcTGTGCCAATAATCTCCTGTCCCGTGAGCGAGCC GCCCACAGCAATGAACTACTGGTGTTCAATGTCCAGCCCAAGACATTGTCGAG GTTGTGCATGGAGGCAGCTGTACAGCACAGAGATCAGCTGGAGACCATCTGGGACTACCTGCCCAAGCATCTACTGAACAGCCTCAAACAGAGGATGAGCAGCGTCAACACCATGGGCTCCTAA
- the pole2 gene encoding DNA polymerase epsilon subunit 2: protein MDVRKVKTKVSSGFKMRGLMLRPEASKYLLEVLESVSETDLNDVIERILDAVEKQPLSSSMIELSVVETAVQDCSQSCDETIDNVFNIIGAFDVPRYIYSSERKKFVPLSMTTHPSPSLCGVARDKAELFRERYTILQQRTHRHELFTPPVIGSAPEEGRNKFQLKTVEALLGSTSKLGEVIVLGMVTQLKEGKYYLEDPSGTVQLDISKAQFHSGLYTESCFVLAEGWYEDSVFHVNAFGFPPTEPSSTTRAYYGNMNFFGGPSTTSVKTSAKLKQLEEENEDAMFVIVSDLWLDNVEVLEKIHTMFSGYSAMPPTCFIFCGNFSSAPYGRNQIKSLKESLKALADVICEYPNIHNSSRFVFVPGPEDPGPSAILPRPPLAEHITEEFRQRVPFSVFTTNPCRIQYCSQEIVVIREDLVNKMCRNCVRLPSGNLDIPNHFVKTILCQGHLSPLPLYVSPVYWSYDYALRVYPVPDVVVFADKYDPFNITNTDCLCINPGSFPRSGFTFKVYYPSNRTAEDSKLQGL, encoded by the exons ATGGATGTACGGAAAGTGAAGACCAAAGTTTCTTCGGGGTTCAAGATGCGGGGATTAATGCTGCGACC GGAAGCCAGCAAGTATTTATTGGAAGTATTGGAATCTGTGAGTGAGACTGATCTGAATGATGTCATTGAACGCATACTGGATGCTGTGGAAAAACAGCCAT TATCTTCTAGCATGATTGAACTGTCTGTCGTGGAGACAGCTGTGCAAGACTGCAGTCAGTCATGTGATGAAACTAT AGATAATGTTTTCAACATCATTGGAGCCTTCGATGTTCCAAGATATATTTACAGTTCAGAGAGGAAGAAATTTGTACC TCTCAGCATGACCACACATCCATCACCCAGCCTCTGTGGTGTGGCCAGGGACAAAGCTGAGCTTTTCAGGGAACGCTATACCATCCTACAGCAG CGCACTCACAGGCATGAACTTTTCACTCCTCCTGTGATCGGCTCAGCTCCTGAGGAGGGCAGAAATAAGTTCCAG CTGAAAACGGTGGAAGCACTCTTGGGAAGCACGTCTAAGCTGGGAGAAGTCATTGTCTTGGGCATGGTAACACAACTGAAAGAG GGCAAATATTATCTTGAAGATCCAAGTGGCACAGTACAGCTGGACATATCGAAGGCA CAGTTCCACAGTGGTCTTTACACAGAGTCCTGCTTCGTTCTTGCTGAAG GATGGTATGAGGATTCAGTTTTCCATGTAAATGCTTTTGGATTTCCACCGACTGAACCCTCCTCCACAACAAG AGCTTATTATGGAAACATGAACTTTTTTGGAGGCCCCTCCACCACCTCAGTCAAAACCTCTGCCAAGCTGAAACAGCTGGAGGAAGAGAATGAAGATGCCATGTTTGTCATTGTGTCTGACCTGTGGTTGGACAATGTAGAGGTCCTGGAGAAGATTCACACTATGTTTTCAG GATATTCAGCTATGCCTCCCACCTGCTTCATCTTCTGTGGCAACTTCTCCTCTGCACCATATGGAAGAAACCAAATCAAATCACTGAAAG AATCATTGAAAGCTCTTGCTGATGTGATCTGTGAATATCCAAACATCCATAACAG TAGTCGCTTTGTGTTTGTCCCTGGGCCTGAAGACCCTGGTCCCAGTGCAATCCTGCCTAG GCCTCCACTGGCGGAACACATCACAGAGGAGTTCAGACAGCGAGTGCCGTTCTCAGTGTTCACCACCAATCCATGCAG AATCCAGTACTGTAGCCAGGAGATCGTAGTGATCAGAGAAgacttggtaaacaaaatgtgcAGGAATTGCGTGCGCCTGCCAAGTGGCAATCTGGATATCCCAAACCAT TTTGTGAAGACCATCTTGTGCCAAGGTCATCTGAGTCCTTTGCCGTTGTATGTCAGCCCAGTATACTGGTCGTATGACTATGCGCTGCGGGTTTACCCTGTTCCAGATGTCGTTGTCTTTGCTGACAAATATGACCCCTTCAACATCACCAACACAGACTGTCTCTGTATTAATCCG GGATCATTTCCCAGAAGTGGCTTCACATTTAAGGTGTACTACCCCTCTAATCGAACAGCTGAGGACag CAAACTTCAAGGACTGTAG
- the LOC125284135 gene encoding kelch domain-containing protein 1: MEPQSEYREELVARERSGHTTVVEGNFLYVWGGYVSIAEHEIFLPNDEIWLYDLDSGVWEIASMAGEIPPSMSGMCGCSLSGEMFIFGGCGDHGQTNELYSVNLLDKKYTWRKRKHETGSVPSPRDKLSCWVHQDRTIYFGGYGHKLLSELTNSRNFIVDEASWMEDVFWGWNNEVHVFDPRTNSWSQPRTFGHLPAPRAAHASAILGNRGYICGGRVMETRTSDVFCLDLKSWTWSEITPISALPVGRSWHTLTAISDTSLFLFGGLSDDCKPMSDGWVFDVETKKWKELDHPYKDKPRLWHTACLGRDSDVVVFGGSRDYILLVDTGHCNDALIFQTQPYPLLRLCEDFIAGKSTVFQKELPCLPRKLRGAVEKRTSFFRPASKLPDQM; this comes from the exons ATGGAGCCGCAAAGTGAATATCGTGAGGAACTCGTGGCCCGTGAAAGAAGTGGACACACAACTGTTGTAGAGGGCAATTTCCTCTACGTTTGGGGGGGATACGTG tcaATTGCTGAACATGAAATCTTCCTCCCAAACGATGAGATCTGGTTATATGACTTGGACAGTGGTGTTTG GGAAATTGCCTCCATGGCTGGAGAGATCCCACCATCCATGTCAGGCATGTGTGGATGCTCACTCAGTGGCGAAATGTTCATATTTGGAGGTTGTGGTGATCATGGCCAGACAAATGAG CTTTACTCTGTAAACCTCTTGGATAAAAAATACacatggaggaagaggaaacaTGAAACGGGGTCAGTGCCATCGCCCCGAGATAAACTGTCCTGTTGGGTTCATCAAGACAG GACAATCTACTTTGGTGGTTATGGTCACAAACTCCTTAGTGAGCTCACCAACTCCAGAAACTTTATTGTAGATGAGGCATCATGG atggaggatgtaTTTTGGGGATGGAATAATGAagttcatgtgtttgatccacGAACAAACAGCTGGAGTCAACCACGCACCTTT GGTCATCTTCCTGCTCCAAGAGCAGCCCATGCGAGTGCTATTCTGGGAAACAGGGGATACATCTGTGGAGGCAGAGTCATG GAGACTCGAACAAGTGATGTCTTCTGCCTAGATCTGAAATCCTGGACATGGTCTGAAAT CACTCCTATCTCTGCTCTTCCTGTGGGGCGCTCATGGCATACCCTCACAGCCATATCAGACACATCACTGTTCCTTTTTGGGGGACTAAGTGATGACTGCAAACCCATGA GTGATGGCTGGGTGTTTGACGTTGAGACGAAAAAATGGAAGGAACTGGATCACCCTTACAAGGACAAGCCAAG GCTATGGCATACTGCATGCTTGGGCAGGGACTCTGACGTCGTTGTATTTGGAGGAAGTCGTGACTACATCCTTCTTGTTGACACT GGCCATTGCAATGATGCATTAATTTTCCAAACCCAGCCCTATCCCCTTCTAAG GTTATGTGAAGACTTCATTGCTGGAAAGTCTACAGTGTTTCAGAAAGAACTTCCCTGTTTGCCAAGAAAACTGAGGGGGGCTGTAGAAAAACGGACTTCTTTTTTTAGACCAGCAAGTAAATTACCAGATCAGATGTGA
- the dnaaf2 gene encoding protein kintoun, with the protein MEFGSKLQEMDLTSDEISRLSKALKDETFRKMLHEYAEEISNPENKNKYEEEIKLLEKERGMDVQFLHPKPFRVLKTSDGKQKCFINICSNELIRTAECKAVAEDGRKGLNWSLPYSLTPGRLDVDSNGNKHMIYDVVFHPDTLHMASKNDRFMELVDSTAMDGIQNSFKVKLDRKNTKILKTKYKGAPHAAVIRQPTPGQQTTQKVTDKNDPFAFPYPYDKGETLSTMNNDTTSLSGGQSTHTKPAKTIQTCGSEEQPIEPEKHPTEPHYTIKYRSVVDLQDYRCSRDSAPSPRPREIEITIDLPLLKSAADADLEVTEKEIFLKSSKPAYLLKLNLSYPVDEKKGLARFNKKKKQLVVTLPVLPLKESPLSSESLEFLAVGDGERELNGPITEEPEEITSTGDNLQTDKHMCIKTDTEKSGLNVQCGESTVDSALLSDCSGLPKPRLIEKERHISSSDVKEDTPQSTDLTSAESFTDYTEEESVQEPRIREVEVDTSIDATASSLIDDTLEEISDSLLAQGETQDTDKSILEDEEREDSGSQVNTSVMPQQLSDIDNSVAPHHHVNDSPSQDKVQSTREDMSEPPCFVSDIRSDGNKNETVSHVQAKKAVRFSERVSVAVERDEDDLPEEQSFTGTKHIKQPRVVLREMNSEDGTEVVISDHTTSSAFVFQNSLLYELD; encoded by the exons ATGGAATTTGGCTCGAAACTTCAAGAGATGGATCTGACATCAGACGAAATAAGCCGTCTGAGCAAAGCTTTGAAGGATGAAACTTTTCGGAAAATGTTACACGAATATGCAGAAGAAATTTCAAATCCAGAAAACAAGAACAAATACGAGGAGGAAATAAAGCTTTTGGAAAAGGAAAGGGGCATGGACGTCCAGTTCCTCCATCCGAAGCCTTTTCGTGTACTGAAAACCAGTGACGGTAAGCAGAAGTGCTTCATCAATATCTGTTCAAATGAGTTAATCAGAACCGCAGAGTGCAAAGCCGTCGCCGAAGATGGCAGAAAAGGTCTGAACTGGTCACTTCCATACAGTCTGACACCAGGAAGGTTAGATGTGGATTCGAATGGAAACAAGCACATGATATACGACGTCGTTTTTCATCCTGACACTCTCCACATGGCAAGTAAAAATGATAGATTCATGGAACTTGTCGACAGTACTGCAATGGACGGGATACAAAACTCGTTCAAGGTCAAGCTGGATAGGAAGAACACGAAAATTCTGAAGACAAAATACAAAGGTGCACCCCATGCAGCTGTGATAAGGCAGCCAACACCTggacaacaaacaacacaaaaagtTACGGACAAAAATGATCCCTTCGCATTCCCTTACCCGTATGACAAGGGCGAGACATTGTCAACAATGAACAACGATACAACGAGCTTGTCTGGTGGGCAGTCAACACACACGAAACCTGCTAAAACCATACAAACTTGCGGTTCAGAGGAGCAACCCATAGAACCAGAGAAGCATCCTACAGAACCGCATTACACTATAAAATACAGGTCAGTTGTTGATTTACAAGACTACAGGTGCTCCAGAGACTCTGCACCCAGCCCACGCCCCAGAGAAATAGAGATTACCATTGATCTGCCTTTGCTCAAGTCTGCGGCGGATGCTGACCTGGAGGTGACAGAAaaagagatttttttaaaatccaGTAAGCCTGCATACCTTCTAAAGCTTAACTTGTCCTACCCTGTGGATGAAAAGAAAGGACTGGCCAGgttcaacaaaaaaaagaaacagctgGTTGTCACCTTGCCAGTTCTTCCTCTTAAGGAATCTCCTTTGAGTTCAGAGAGCCTGGAATTTCTTGCTGTTGGTGATGGTGAAAGGGAACTGAATGGGCCAATCACTGAGGAGCCAGAGGAAATAACTTCAACTGGAGATAACctgcagacagacaaacacatgtgTATTAAAACCGATACTGAAAAGTCTGGTTTAAATGTTCAGTGTGGGGAGTCTACTGTGGACAGTGCACTCTTGTCAGACTGCAGTGGGCTGCCAAAGCCAAGATTGATTGAGAAGGAACGGCATATATCTTCCTCAGATGTCAAAGAGGATACTCCACAGTCAACTGACCTTACCAGTGCTGAATCTTTCACTGATTACACTGAAGAGGAGTCTGTACAGGAACCTAGAATCAGAGAGGTGGAG GTGGACACATCCATAGATGCTACAGCAAGCTCATTAATAGATGACACACTGGAAGAGATCTCTGACAGTCTCCTTGCTCAAGGTGAAACACAGGATACAGACAAGTCCATCCTGGAAGATGAGGAACGAGAGGACTCAGGTTCACAGGTGAACACTAGTGTGATGCCTCAGCAGCTGTCTGACATCGACAACTCTGTGGCCCCACATCACCATGTGAATGACAGTCCATCGCAGGACAAAGTCCAGAGCACACGCGAAGACATGTCTGAGCCGCCTTGTTTTGTGTCTGACATACGCAGTGACGGTAACAAGAATGAAACGGTAAGTCATGTACAGGCCAAAAAAGCTGTGCGGTTCAGCGAAAGAGTGTCTGTGGCTGTGGAACGTGACGAGGATGACTTGCCTGAAGAGCAGAGCTTCACTGGCACTAAACACATCAAGCAGCCTAGAGTAGTTCTGCGCGAGATGAACTCCGAGGACGGGACCGAGGTCGTCATCAGCGATCACACAACGTCCTCTGCTTTCGTGTTCCAGAACTCCCTTCTTTACGAGCTCGACTGA
- the lrr1 gene encoding leucine-rich repeat protein 1 translates to MKLQCDVEVINRMLPTYGMKGRGKGARAVLSIGRHVDKTTQRSSIYLLICTAKDRAGSKYKLKENIEKFFTMFMDEGKATVRLKEPAVDICLSKADANSLKNFLSAARLAHRGNDADSMPLSTLTPVRARDVEKPKKKLVVVSKKDYPLTSNFPYSLEHLQVSYCKLSRVDMRMLSLKLLRKLDLSHNHIKKLPATIGDLSLLAELVLHNNHLEAFSPALCLSSLQCTLQHLDLSQNRLQALPAQFCQLRELVNLKLDDNKLTSLPARIGQLSKLRYLSAAHNQLAHLPSDFRKLSLDNLDLFGNPFTQPNPFDHTIQLKFPLTLQELASRAVVNLRIPYGPQSIPFHLCPELDAAKVCDCGRACLDSFIQTSVSMNLHLVSHTVVLVDDMGGTEAPVQRHFCSLMCYCEFLDNCVQRGVR, encoded by the exons ATGAAGCTTCAGTGCGATGTTGAAGTGATCAATCGGATGCTTCCTACATATGGGATGAAAGGTCGAGGCAAAGGAGCCAGAGCAGTGCTGTCTATTGGGAGACACGTGGACAAAACAACGCAGCGGAGTAGCATCTATTTGTTGATCTGTACTGCAAAAGACAGAGCTGGCTCAAAGTATAAG CTGAAGGAAAACATTGAGAAGTTCTTCACAATGTTCATGGACGAAGGTAAAGCTACTGTAAGACTTAAGGAGCCTGCTGTGGACATCTGTTTAAGCAAG GCTGATGCCAACAGTCTCAAGAACTTCCTCTCTGCTGCGCGCCTGGCTCACAGAGGAAATGATGCAGACAGCATGCCTCTCTCCACCCTGACGCCGGTCCGCGCTCGCGATGTGGAGAAGCCCAAGAAGAAGCTGGTCGTCGTCTCCAAGAAGGACTACCCACTGACCTCCAACTTCCCATACTCCCTGGAGCACCTGCAGGTCTCCTACTGCAAACTGTCCCGTGTGGACATGCGCATGCTCTCCCTCAAGCTGCTCCGCAAGCTGGACCTTAGCCACAACCACATCAAGAAGCTGCCCGCCACCATCGGCGACCTGAGCTTGCTTGCCGAGCTGGTGCTCCACAACAACCACCTGGAGGCCTTCAGCCCCGCCCTGTGCCTCTCCAGCCTCCAGTGCACCCTCCAGCATCTGGACCTCAGCCAAAACCGCCTGCAGGCCCTGCCGGCCCAGTTCTGCCAGCTGCGGGAGCTGGTCAACCTCAAGCTGGACGACAACAAACTGACGAGCCTGCCCGCCCGCATCGGGCAGCTGTCCAAGCTACGCTACCTCTCCGCCGCGCACAACCAACTGGCGCACCTGCCCAGCGACTTCCGGAAGCTCTCGTTGGACAACCTGGACCTGTTCGGCAACCCGTTCACACAGCCCAATCCCTTTGACCACACCATTCAGCTCAAGTTCCCTCTCACACTGCAGGAATTAGCTTCCAGGGCTGTTGTCAATCTCCG AATCCCTTATGGACCTCAGAGCATCCCGTTTCACCTGTGCCCCGAGCTGGACGCCGCCAAGGTGTGTGACTGCGGCCGCGCCTGCCTGGACTCCTTCATCCAGACCTCAGTCAGTATGAACCTCCACCTGGTCTCCCACACAGTGGTCCTCGTGGACGACATGGGTGGCACAGAGGCGCCCGTGCAGCGCCACTTCTGCTCACTCATGTGTTACTGCGAGTTTCTCGACAACTGTGTGCAGCGAGGGGTCAGATGa